A part of Drosophila ananassae strain 14024-0371.13 chromosome 2R, ASM1763931v2, whole genome shotgun sequence genomic DNA contains:
- the LOC6493045 gene encoding neurofilament medium polypeptide isoform X1: MSSGKAKKHGKADQIPKPISIKKEKVEEDRQLHPISHYIDDRLELVKQIFGTLKPKTILNLAPEFLKKTPLDEIEELCLEELLCLSTKRLKSIIENTRCPTDTESSEDSDVEHKEEHISLEEISSDSDIGGQESRRAKKKLKSKKANNGNENKADGQMSVLELLELQARARAIRSQLAMEPITKIEVKSDDDDESPEKPVQRREKEKRSKKNTETGKRKSQEQPQAKESKKDEEVVEEAPRKKIKIKRNYRQATVSPEKEAAKSSPPTVSAPPEESTKKKSRSKSRSASLDVIPIQTETETLLISDSTDDEGTKKDQPKEAEAPVSVQPQVPEVESEPEEGEVRDEPEEIAKPEETPKPDERTQSKEPEKSEDSQKTEKSEESTKAEVKPAEEKEAPPDNSEQTALDDEDQNDDVISIGGDLEMIEEMTKDEEPPTLSNIKSEKSEKQEPEEQDNDVISLDTSEDEREKLQPNDSESWRTRYLKSSKVSQVLAASRLGKRVRDKIKKSKRSKATDCDDQEKSSKQQEVFTSKHEDGSIEQYQELLQHRQRKSSNSKADK; encoded by the exons ATGAGTAGCGGAAAGGCCAAAAAACACGGCAAAGCCGACCAAATACCCAAGCCCATTagcataaaaaaggaaaaagtgGAGGAGGACCGACAACTACATCCAATTTCTCACTATATAGACGACCGACTGGAGCTGGTGAAGCAAATTTTTGGTACTctaaaaccgaaaaccatTCTCAACCTGGCACCCGAGTTCTTAAAG AAAACACCCCTGGATGAAATCGAGGAACTGTGCCTGGAGGAGCTGCTCTGCTTGTCCACAAAGCGGCTGAAATCCATCATCGAAAATACGCGTTGTCCTACAGATACAGAGAGCTCAGAGGATTCTGATGTCGAACACAAGGAGG AACACATTTCTCTGGAGGAGATCTCTTCAGATAGCGACATTGGAGGGCAGGAATCACGGCGAG CCAAGAAGAAGCTCAAGTCGAAAAAGGCGAATAATGGGAATGAAAACAAGG CTGATGGCCAGATGAGTGTTCTGGAACTACTGGAGCTCCAGGCACGTGCCCGGGCCATTCGCTCCCAACTGGCTATGGAGCCCATAACCAAAATCGAGGTCAAGTCGGATGATGATGACGAAAGTCCTGAGAAACCAGTGCAGCGTAGGGAGAAAGAGAAACGCAGCAAGAAGAACACTGAAACAGGAAAACGTAAATCCCAGGAACAACCTCAGGCTAAGGAATCCAAAAAAGATGAGGAAGTGGTAGAAGAGGCGCCGCGTAAAAAGATCAAAATAAAGCGAAACTATCGACAAGCCACCGTGTCACCCGAAAAAGAGGCTGCCAAATCCAGTCCACCAACAGTTTCTGCTCCTCCGGAGGAATCCACCAAGAAAAAATCACGTTCCAAGTCGCGTTCTGCCTCGCTGGATGTCATTCCCATACAAACCGAAACAGAAACACTTCTGATTAGCGACAGCACCGACGACGAGGGTACGAAAAAGGATCAGCCCAAGGAAGCTGAGGCTCCAGTGTCAGTTCAACCGCAAGTTCCAGAAGTGGAAAGTGAACCGGAAGAAGGGGAAGTTCGTGATGAGCCGGAAGAGATAGCTAAGCCTGAAGAAACCCCTAAGCCCGATGAACGTACCCAGAGTAAAGAACCAGAAAAGTCGGAGGACTCTCAGAAAACTGAGAAATCAGAAGAATCAACAAAAGCAGAAGTCAAACCTGCAGAAGAGAAAGAAGCCCCACCGGACAATTCTGAGCAAACAGCTCTTGATGATGAAGATCAAAACGACGATGTCATTTCAATAGGCGGTGACCTGGAAATGATTGAAGAAATGACAAAGGACGAAGAACCTCCCACTTTGTCGAACATCAAAAGCGAAAAGTCTGAAAAACAAGAGCCTGAAGAACAGGACAACGATGTGATCTCACTGGACACTAGCGAAGATGAGCGCGAAAAGCTGCAGCCCAACGACTCTGAG TCCTGGCGTACACGCTACCTGAAGAGCTCCAAGGTCAGCCAAGTCCTGGCAGCCTCGAGGTTGGGGAAACGCGTGCGCgacaaaataaagaaatcgAAGCGCAGCAAAGCCACCGACTGCGATGATCAGGAGAAGTCTTCCAAACAGCAAGAGGTGTTCACCTCCAAACACGAAGATGGCTCCATAGAGCAATACCAGGAGCTGCTGCAGCACCGGCAGCGCAAGTCTTCCAACAGCAAGGCCGACAAGTAG
- the LOC6493045 gene encoding neurofilament medium polypeptide isoform X2: MSNTRRNTFLWRRSLQIATLEGRNHGEPRRSSSRKRRIMGMKTRSLFSSPADGQMSVLELLELQARARAIRSQLAMEPITKIEVKSDDDDESPEKPVQRREKEKRSKKNTETGKRKSQEQPQAKESKKDEEVVEEAPRKKIKIKRNYRQATVSPEKEAAKSSPPTVSAPPEESTKKKSRSKSRSASLDVIPIQTETETLLISDSTDDEGTKKDQPKEAEAPVSVQPQVPEVESEPEEGEVRDEPEEIAKPEETPKPDERTQSKEPEKSEDSQKTEKSEESTKAEVKPAEEKEAPPDNSEQTALDDEDQNDDVISIGGDLEMIEEMTKDEEPPTLSNIKSEKSEKQEPEEQDNDVISLDTSEDEREKLQPNDSESWRTRYLKSSKVSQVLAASRLGKRVRDKIKKSKRSKATDCDDQEKSSKQQEVFTSKHEDGSIEQYQELLQHRQRKSSNSKADK, encoded by the exons ATGTCGAACACAAGGAGG AACACATTTCTCTGGAGGAGATCTCTTCAGATAGCGACATTGGAGGGCAGGAATCACGGCGAG CCAAGAAGAAGCTCAAGTCGAAAAAGGCGAATAATGGGAATGAAAACAAGG TCTCTCTTTTCCTCCCCAGCTGATGGCCAGATGAGTGTTCTGGAACTACTGGAGCTCCAGGCACGTGCCCGGGCCATTCGCTCCCAACTGGCTATGGAGCCCATAACCAAAATCGAGGTCAAGTCGGATGATGATGACGAAAGTCCTGAGAAACCAGTGCAGCGTAGGGAGAAAGAGAAACGCAGCAAGAAGAACACTGAAACAGGAAAACGTAAATCCCAGGAACAACCTCAGGCTAAGGAATCCAAAAAAGATGAGGAAGTGGTAGAAGAGGCGCCGCGTAAAAAGATCAAAATAAAGCGAAACTATCGACAAGCCACCGTGTCACCCGAAAAAGAGGCTGCCAAATCCAGTCCACCAACAGTTTCTGCTCCTCCGGAGGAATCCACCAAGAAAAAATCACGTTCCAAGTCGCGTTCTGCCTCGCTGGATGTCATTCCCATACAAACCGAAACAGAAACACTTCTGATTAGCGACAGCACCGACGACGAGGGTACGAAAAAGGATCAGCCCAAGGAAGCTGAGGCTCCAGTGTCAGTTCAACCGCAAGTTCCAGAAGTGGAAAGTGAACCGGAAGAAGGGGAAGTTCGTGATGAGCCGGAAGAGATAGCTAAGCCTGAAGAAACCCCTAAGCCCGATGAACGTACCCAGAGTAAAGAACCAGAAAAGTCGGAGGACTCTCAGAAAACTGAGAAATCAGAAGAATCAACAAAAGCAGAAGTCAAACCTGCAGAAGAGAAAGAAGCCCCACCGGACAATTCTGAGCAAACAGCTCTTGATGATGAAGATCAAAACGACGATGTCATTTCAATAGGCGGTGACCTGGAAATGATTGAAGAAATGACAAAGGACGAAGAACCTCCCACTTTGTCGAACATCAAAAGCGAAAAGTCTGAAAAACAAGAGCCTGAAGAACAGGACAACGATGTGATCTCACTGGACACTAGCGAAGATGAGCGCGAAAAGCTGCAGCCCAACGACTCTGAG TCCTGGCGTACACGCTACCTGAAGAGCTCCAAGGTCAGCCAAGTCCTGGCAGCCTCGAGGTTGGGGAAACGCGTGCGCgacaaaataaagaaatcgAAGCGCAGCAAAGCCACCGACTGCGATGATCAGGAGAAGTCTTCCAAACAGCAAGAGGTGTTCACCTCCAAACACGAAGATGGCTCCATAGAGCAATACCAGGAGCTGCTGCAGCACCGGCAGCGCAAGTCTTCCAACAGCAAGGCCGACAAGTAG
- the LOC6506939 gene encoding uncharacterized protein LOC6506939 translates to MVVEKEATLHLDSESIEVEEEQQTDEDRLDKFKVRLNGQHDLEQRLKDFKAACEAHEKHARRHRRKRYYHLGLMAKLVCETTHDEMRRMLENGTYTFHVDTVANKPDELTTILDTMNIAISAHSVERELRLTTGLAVEINGECCRVGRLRNNCTVMMVRGSVVTLTTDDAYRYLGFKEIVYVINLRAYLSSVQLGDILMIGKEVRGRVVKTLREALAVMIIDPGLLASYDFIELPRQCHALSPEVYPDLYMKDLKLAESLNANYVILPKIRCKNFLRAVRDSLNAQFKLKLIGMIDFEYIRSNMLDLLGIIKLVDYIWIPDMFNVNCCVYNYIMEDVMPISHCQNKPVIGTVPLERCSDFKRYELHEFLWKIDAIHIQKSPWCNKYPLIVKKLMPIKDYRVGVVQNKMMLKHILTSYQTIVNFIIRTICSIECQAIFLFSRCENASVALSRVEIYCPVYLMMPLEETDDEDAINCKLDLARALHLRRNMHPVLYTKDVNECNYNPIEFGVDFMRKKGCLEVGDFVVTLEVGMEDNENVTLGIGDDVCILRAFYVAPLLACEKFKYGS, encoded by the coding sequence ATGGTGGTGGAGAAAGAGGCGACCTTGCATTTGGACAGCGAAAGCATCGAAGTCGAAGAAGAGCAGCAGACGGACGAGGATCGTCTGGACAAGTTCAAGGTAAGGCTCAACGGCCAGCATGATCTGGAGCAGCGGCTAAAGGACTTCAAAGCGGCCTGCGAGGCCCACGAAAAGCATGCCCGGCGTCACCGGCGAAAACGCTACTACCATCTGGGCCTGATGGCCAAGTTGGTGTGCGAGACTACGCACGACGAAATGCGTCGTATGCTTGAAAACGGAACCTACACATTTCACGTGGACACGGTGGCAAATAAGCCCGATGAACTGACGACCATTTTGGACACCATGAACATAGCCATTTCTGCGCATTCCGTGGAGAGAGAGCTCCGGCTAACTACCGGCCTGGCCGTTGAGATCAACGGTGAGTGCTGCCGCGTCGGTCGACTGAGAAACAACTGCACCGTAATGATGGTAAGGGGCTCAGTAGTCACTCTGACCACGGATGATGCCTACCGCTATCTGGGGTTTAAAGAGATCGTTTACGTAATCAACCTGCGAGCTTATCTCAGCTCGGTGCAACTAGGCGACATCCTGATGATTGGCAAGGAAGTCAGGGGTCGTGTGGTTAAGACACTTCGCGAAGCCCTCGCCGTGATGATCATTGATCCGGGCCTGCTCGCCTCCTACGATTTCATAGAGCTACCCCGTCAGTGCCACGCACTGTCGCCGGAGGTTTATCCCGACCTGTACATGAAAGACCTCAAGCTGGCAGAGTCCCTCAACGCAAACTACGTTATTTTGCCCAAGATCCGATGCAAGAACTTCCTGCGGGCCGTGAGAGATAGCCTCAACGCCCAATTCAAACTGAAGCTAATAGGGATGATCGATTTCGAGTACATTCGCAGCAACATGCTTGATCTGCTGGGCATCATCAAGCTGGTGGACTACATCTGGATACCGGACATGTTCAACGTCAACTGCTGTGTTTACAACTACATCATGGAGGATGTGATGCCCATTTCGCACTGCCAGAACAAGCCTGTCATTGGCACAGTTCCCCTTGAGCGCTGCAGTGACTTTAAGCGATACGAGCTGCACGAATTCCTTTGGAAGATCGATGCGATCCACATACAGAAGAGTCCCTGGTGCAACAAGTACCCGCTGATCGTCAAGAAACTGATGCCTATCAAGGACTACCGCGTGGGCGTGGTTCAGAACAAGATGATGCTGAAGCACATTCTGACCTCCTACCAGACAATCGTTAACTTCATCATCCGTACCATCTGCTCCATTGAGTGCCAGGCGATCTTCCTTTTCAGCAGGTGCGAAAACGCAAGTGTTGCGCTTTCGCGCGTAGAAATCTACTGTCCGGTGTACCTGATGATGCCGCTCGAGGAGACGGACGACGAAGATGCTATCAACTGCAAACTGGACCTGGCACGGGCACTGCATCTTCGCCGTAATATGCATCCGGTTTTGTACACCAAGGACGTCAACGAATGCAACTACAATCCCATTGAGTTTGGGGTGGATTTCATGCGAAAGAAAGGTTGTCTGGAAGTGGGCGACTTTGTGGTAACACTGGAAGTGGGCATGGAGGACAACGAGAACGTGACCCTCGGTATTGGCGACGATGTTTGCATTCTTCGAGCCTTCTATGTGGCTCCACTCCTAGCCTGCGAGAAGTTCAAATACGGAAGCTAG
- the LOC6506941 gene encoding UDP-sugar transporter UST74c, producing MSLSRGGGNTTLDMQPLLEDKGGDAEQQLDPNGSGSKELGHREREDSAVFVKKISSALFYGLSSFMITVVNKTVLTSYHFPSFLFLSLGQLTASIVVLGAGKRLKLVSYPPLQRNTFAKIFPLPLIFLGNMMFGLGGTKSLSLPMFAALRRFSILMTMLLELKILGSRPSTAVQISVYAMIGGALLAASDDLSFNMRGYIYVMITNALTASNGVYVKKKLDTSEIGKYGLMYYNSLFMFLPALVLNYATGDLEQALNFAQWNDPVFVLQFLLSCVMGFILSYSTILCTQFNSALTTTIVGCLKNICVTYLGMFIGGDYVFSWLNCIGINISVLASLLYTYVTFRRKRAPDKQAHLPSSNRGENV from the coding sequence ATGAGTCTCTCGCGTGGCGGAGGTAACACGACGCTGGACATGCAGCCGCTGCTGGAGGACAAAGGCGGGGATGCGGAGCAGCAGTTGGATCCGAACGGATCCGGCTCCAAGGAGCTGGGACACCGGGAACGGGAGGACTCGGCGGTGTTCGTCAAGAAGATCAGCAGCGCCCTGTTCTACGGACTGTCGTCGTTCATGATCACGGTGGTCAACAAGACGGTGCTCACATCGTACCACTTTCCATCGTTTTTGTTCCTAAGCTTGGGCCAGCTCACCGCCAGCATAGTGGTTCTGGGAGCGGGCAAGCGCCTGAAGCTGGTCTCCTATCCGCCGCTGCAGAGGAATACATTCGCCAAGATATTCCCGCTTCCCCTTATATTCCTGGGCAACATGATGTTCGGCTTGGGCGGCACCAAGTCCCTAAGCTTGCCCATGTTTGCGGCCCTGCGAAGATTCTCCATCCTGATGACCATGCTGCTGGAGCTAAAGATACTGGGATCGAGGCCCTCCACGGCGGTGCAAATCAGTGTTTATGCCATGATTGGAGGAGCCCTGCTGGCCGCCTCCGATGACCTCTCGTTCAACATGCGCGGCTACATCTACGTGATGATCACCAACGCCCTGACCGCCTCCAACGGAGTCTACGTGAAGAAGAAGCTGGACACGTCGGAGATCGGGAAGTACGGCCTGATGTACTACAACTCGTTGTTCATGTTCCTGCCCGCCCTCGTGCTCAATTACGCCACCGGGGATCTGGAGCAGGCCCTCAACTTTGCGCAGTGGAACGACCCGGTGTTCGTCCTCCAGTTCCTGCTCAGCTGCGTGATGGGATTCATCCTGTCGTACAGCACCATTCTGTGCACGCAGTTCAATTCGGCCCTGACCACCACAATTGTGGGCTGCCTGAAGAACATCTGTGTGACGTATCTGGGCATGTTCATTGGCGGCGACTATGTGTTCTCGTGGCTGAACTGCATCGGGATCAACATCAGCGTGCTGGCCAGTCTTCTGTATACGTACGTCACCTTCCGGAGGAAGCGGGCGCCCGATAAGCAGGCCCACTTGCCCAGCAGCAACCGCGGCGAGAATGTCTAG